The genomic DNA TCGAGCAGCTCGTCGAGGGAGAGGACCTTCACGCCCATCTGCGCGGCCCGGGCAGGCTGCACGTAGGGGTCGTAGGCGACGACCTTCATGCCGAAGGCCGACATGCGCTGGGCGACGAGCGCGCCGATGCGGCCGAGGCCGACCACGCCGAGGGTCTTCTCGGCCAGCTCGACGCCCGTGTACTTGGAGCGCTTCCACTCGCCGTTCTTCAGCGCGGAGTTGGCCTGCGGAATGTTGCGCGCGGTGGCCAGGAGCAGACCGCAGGCCAGCTCGGCGGCGGTCACGATGTTCGAGGTGGGGGCGTTGACGACCATCACGCCGGCCTTGGTGGCGGCGGAGACGTCCACGTTGTCCAGGCCGACGCCGGCTCGTGCGACGACCTTCAGCTTCTTGGCGGCGGCGACCGCCTCGGCGTCGACCTTGGTGGCCGAGCGGATCAGGATGGCGTCCACGTCGGCGATCGCCGGCAGCAGCTCGGCGCGGTCCGCGCCGTTGCAGTGCCGGATCTCGAAGTCCGGGCCAAGGGCGTCGACGGTCGCGGGCGACAGCTCTTCAGCGATGAGTACGACAGGTTTCGAGCTCACGTGAGTCCTCACAAGTCCAATGCGGACGGCCGTCCCGACGGCCGCAGGCGGTGGAGGGGTGCTTGCCGCGTGGAAGACGCACGACGTTGTGGGCCTGAACGCGTATGTAGTGCAGCAGTCTAGTGGCGTCGCGGACGTCGCCTTACGCCGCTGCGGAAGGATCACCCGTCCGTGGCTGGACGGGGTGGACAACGGCCTGTTCCCAGGCGTTACCCGGGGTTCGACGAAGGGGCCGGAGCGTCACGCTCCGGCCCCTCGCCGTCGGGCTTACGCCTCTTCGTCGTTCACCCAGCTCATGAGCTTGCGCAGCTCCTTGCCGGTGGTCTCCAGGAGGTGGTTCTCGTCCTGGGTCTTGTACTCGTTGTACTTCTTCAGACCGCCGTGGTACTCGTCCATCCAGGCCTGGGCGAACGTGCCGTCCTGGATCTCGGCGAGGACCTTCTTCATCTCGGCCTTGGTGGCGTCCGTGATGATGCGGGGGCCGGTGACGTAGTCGCCCCACTCGGCGGTCTCGGAGATCGACCAGCGCATCTTCTCCAGGCCGCCCTCGTACATGAGGTCGACGATCAGCTTCAGCTCGTGGAGGCACTCGAAGTACGCGATCTCCGGCTGGTAGCCCGCCTCGGTCAGCGTCTCGAAGCCGGCCTTGACCAGCGCGGCCGTACCACCGCAGAGAACCGCCTGCTCACCGAACAGGTCGGTCTCGGTCTCCTCGGTGAAGGTCGTCTTGATGACGCCGGCGCGGGTGCCGCCGATGCCCTTCGCGTACGAGAGGGCGAGCGCGAAGCCGTTGCCCGTCGCGTCCTGCTCGACGGCCGCGATGCACGGAACGCCGCGGCCCTCCTCGTACTGGCGGCGGACCAGGTGGCCCGGGCCCTTGGGGGCGACCATGCACACGTCGACGCCGGCCGGGGGCTTGATGAAGCCGAAGCGGATGTTCAGGCCGTGGCCGAAGAACAGCGCGTCGCCGTCCTTGAGGTTGTCCTTGATGGACTCCTCGTAGACCTGGGCCTGGATCGGGTCCGGGACGAGGATCATGATGACGTCGGCCTCGGCGGCGGCCTCCGACGGCGTCACCACGCGCAGGCCCTGCTCCTCGGCCTTCGCCTTGGACTTGGAGCCCTCGTGCAGACCGACGCGGACGTCGACACCCGAGTCACGCAGCGACAGCGCGTGGGCGTGGCCCTGGCTGCCGTAGCCGATGACCGCGACCTTGCGGCCCTGGATGATGGACAGGTCGGCGTCGGCGTCGTAGAACAGCTCGGCCACTTTGGGTTCTCTCCTTGGTGTGCAGGTGATGCGTCCCACCGTATGCCGGTGAGGTGACGGGAAGTTTCGGGGTCTCGGAATGCGGGCGGCCGACGACTGACGACCGCCCGTTTCCAGACTTACGCGGATCGGTCCAGCGCGCGCAGCGAGCGGTCCGTGATCGAACGTGCCCCACGTCCGATCGCGATCGTTCCGGACTGGACGAGCTCCTTGATGCCGAACGGCTCCAGCATCTTGAGCATGGCCTCCAGCTTGTCGCTGCCGCCGGTGGCCTCGATGGTGACGGCCTCCGGGGAGACGTCCACGGTCTTGGCGCGGAACAGCTGGACGATCTCGACGATCTGGGAGCGCGTCTCGTTGTCGGCGCGCACCTTCACCAGAACGAGTTCGCGCTGCACGGCCGCGGACGGCTCCAGCTCGACGATCTTCAGGA from Streptomyces avermitilis MA-4680 = NBRC 14893 includes the following:
- the ilvC gene encoding ketol-acid reductoisomerase, with translation MAELFYDADADLSIIQGRKVAVIGYGSQGHAHALSLRDSGVDVRVGLHEGSKSKAKAEEQGLRVVTPSEAAAEADVIMILVPDPIQAQVYEESIKDNLKDGDALFFGHGLNIRFGFIKPPAGVDVCMVAPKGPGHLVRRQYEEGRGVPCIAAVEQDATGNGFALALSYAKGIGGTRAGVIKTTFTEETETDLFGEQAVLCGGTAALVKAGFETLTEAGYQPEIAYFECLHELKLIVDLMYEGGLEKMRWSISETAEWGDYVTGPRIITDATKAEMKKVLAEIQDGTFAQAWMDEYHGGLKKYNEYKTQDENHLLETTGKELRKLMSWVNDEEA
- the ilvN gene encoding acetolactate synthase small subunit: MSKHTLSVLVENKPGVLARITALFSRRGFNIDSLAVGVTEHPDISRITIVVNVIEALPLEQVTKQLNKLVNVLKIVELEPSAAVQRELVLVKVRADNETRSQIVEIVQLFRAKTVDVSPEAVTIEATGGSDKLEAMLKMLEPFGIKELVQSGTIAIGRGARSITDRSLRALDRSA